From the Labeo rohita strain BAU-BD-2019 chromosome 21, IGBB_LRoh.1.0, whole genome shotgun sequence genome, the window tattttcattaaaacagtacgatttaaatacttttttattctcAACCGCTCGTCTTGCCatgctctcgttgaactctgtgtattctggctcaagacagttagggtatgtcgaaaaactccaataatattttctccctcaacttcaaaaataatttaaaaatcatcctatatcgctgcagaagtaccgacccagtgtttgcaaagtctttgcaaagaagatcaaacacccttaacaaaaaaggtaaaacagcgatacaggacgattttaaagttgagggagaacatgagatgggagtttttcgacataccctaactgtcatgaactggaaaaaaacagtccaggcagagtaagaaaagacgagcgtttgacattaaaaagtatataaattgtattatttctatgaaaataactgatcgtttcgctagataagacccttcattcttggctgggatcatttacaactgcatttaggatcgtctgaagccgcatttaagctacattttagaagttcaaaatcggggcaccatatcagtctattataaacattattaaaacaatttctttacgactgaagaaagaaagacatgtggatgacaagggggtgagtacattatatgtgaatctttgttttggaagtggacttctcctttaatgcattttgttgaatcaacttaaaataatttgtaacctggctgccttaaaattttaagttcagtcaactcaaaaaaagtttattcaacttgaaatgttaaattatactaagtgacaacttagatatttgagttgaatcaacttaaaattttaaggcagctgggttacttacccatctgttaagtttagcaaacacaaatatctaagttgttacttagtacagcttaacatttcaagttgactaaacttattttagttgactgaacttaaaattttaaggcagcagggtaacaaattactttatgctgactcaacaaattgtgttttttattttttacagtgtacgggCACTAGTCTAGACTTAATGTAATGAATCAATCATCAATTATGGTATTATCGCAGACAGtatatatcgcacacccctaattTGACCTTTGagttcctcatatttataatcctgtaaAACAGTAAGTCATGGCCGGACAATTTCATGCTCCTAGTCACTCTGactcagagatattttactcataagaatctataggggtgccaataattgttgccaacatgcattggagaaaaacatttatttcataatatgagtttccccccactttcaGTTGTTTTACTTCTGGGAAAGGttacatttttgtgattttttttttaaggaaagatcaaaaatataaataatgcagatttatcttttatctcagatttattttcacagccacctttgctcatatttatcaagggtgccaatattagtggagggcactgtaaatATAATCCAATAAACGTATTACTAATTCATTAAAAACTCAAAGCCAATCTAGTATTAGcagtttaaaatgcattttaaaattttaagatgtTATTAAATACCTCCTGGTACAGCTGACCTCCTCTCAGGGTCAGAGCGTCCAGCGCTGTTCATTTCAGTGACCCAGTCATTCTCACGTCTACACAAGCATCAcacctctgctctcatctgagGCGGTGTGTGTGGATGACACCAGCCTTCACACCTCCACGAGCACACTTCTCTCACCCTCTCTGCGGCTCCGTCCATGTTCCAGGACCAGCATTGGTGTTCCCACATCAGCACCGACATTCTCACTTCAAGTCTGAACCTCACTGATGCACATTTATCAATCATTTAACAGAATGAAAGAGCCCTAAGCTGAATGAAAGCCAATGCAGTGAATGAAGTTAATGTAATTGGAAAAACCTCCAATAGGGGGCAACCCTTCTGCTCAAAAAGACTGATGAAATCCTTTGTGCTTTCAGGATCCCTTTGAACCATATTAACACTGTAATTCAACCTAATGTTTACTTGTATcactcacagcctcattttcacccaaaaattaaacatgGTGTGACCTTGACAAAGGGCAGTTACATTATTACCACAGGTAGccactgaaaaatgaaatgtttatgaTCTTTCATCACAAGGCTGACCTCTTCTCAGGGTCAGAGTGTCTAGCGCTGTACTTTCCAGTGACCCAGTCATTCTCACGTCTACACAAGCATCACACCTCTGCTTTCATCTGAGGATGACACCAGCCATCACACCTCTATGAACACACTTCTCTCGCCCTCTCTGCTGCTCTGCTCTCTCTACTGGCACCCAGTTACACACACAGTACATGTACCAGAACCTGCATCACTGTTCCCACATCAGCACCTACATACAAATAAACACTGACCCTGGGTTAACCTAGAACAGTATACAAGCATGACAGACTCTCATACTGAATTTATTGTATAGtataaatacacagaactgTAAATGTAATTGGTCGCATTTTAGTTTGGgagaccagttctcactattaactattaactacaacttttgcctTAATAAGCTCCTAAATTGCTGGTCATTAATTGTTATAATTAAAGGTAGTTGTTATGTATAGGTACAGTTTTATGTGAAAGtatgggaaccccttgcaggatctgtgaaaatgttaatacttttaacaaaataagagagatcatacaaaatgcatgttattttttatttagtactgtcctgagtaagatattttacataaaacatgtttacatatagcccacaagaccaaaaaatagcttaaaataatcaacataaCTCCCTTCAAATGTTTCACGATgcattaaagaagtccacttccataaaaaataatatatatatatttaaaaaaataaatatatatttatacataatatatatattttccatttagtactgcccttcggaagcaacagaagatacttggaTGTTTCTTGGAAGggggatattttaataatttcagctatttttttgtcttgtggactatatgtaaacatcttttatgtaaaacatctaaggacagtactaaataaaaaataacatgcattttgtacgatctctcttattttgttaaaattatgcacattttcacagattctgcaaggggttcccaaacttttgcataagaCTGTATAGAGAAAGGATTAAGGGATCTataatatggtcatgcagaataaggcattaattaattactaataagcagccaatatgctagtattttctgaataaaagtattaataatattaattaaactcACAATATATTGCACCTTTATATatgtgaaatgtatttaaaacctttttcaagcaaatgtttttaaatcactttttctaGCAGATTGTTCCCCTTAGAACAGACTTGTGACCTTCCATTTGAGAACCACATTTTGCTCTTGTATTATCAATTAATTGTACTCTATTGCTAAACACTAattaatcagcatttatttttccttATCTAGGCATTTGCCAGGTCTTAACACCCTATTACTCAAGAACAGCCTAATCCTGAAAATTCTTGAGTGTGTTCTTTATCTAAACTCTATCTCTTTGACCTCAAATACTGgccaaaaaaaactttcatggCTATGTGTAACAGAAAAATTGTTGAAACAAAAGAGTGCTGGAATGTGTACATCTGAGGTCAGCGTCCAGGTCAAGAGTATGTAGGTGCTGATGTGGGAATGGCCGCCCTGGCTCCGTGTCTTGACCTGGGCATGTGTGTCCGAGCAGAAAGTGAGCAGAATGGTGGTGATCTGCAGTGTGAGGGCTGGTGTCACCTCAACACCTCCTTAGATAAGATGAGAGGTGTGAGAAGTGCTTGAGTGAACAGGGTCACTAGACGGTCATTGCTTAAAGCAATGTTGGTCTGTTAACCTTTTACACAGTGATAgaaatcataaatattaatgcaaTCATGATATCACACTTAAGCTACAAAGATCAATAAGTTTGCCTTGCTCCACACCATATATCTTACTCTGTGGGGATTTCGGCAATTAGCCAAGGCAAAAGCATCAGTTGATTCAAATCTAGAAGCAACTGCTTTTCAGTGCTTGGACTATatggctatctatctatctatctatctatctatctatctatccataatatctatctatctatctatcagcatactatctatctatctgtctatcagcataatatatatctatctgtctatcagcataatatctatctatctatctatctatctatctatctatctatctatctatcagcatattatctatctatctgtgtatcTATCAGCATAATATCTATCTGTGTATCAgcatatctatctatttatctatctatctatatcagcataatatctatctatctatctgtctatcagtataatatctatctatctatgtatctatctatctattagcATAATATCTATCTGTGTATCTATCAgcataatatctatctatctgtctatcagcATAATATCTATCAGCATAATATCCATCTGTCTAACAGCATAAtacctatctatccatctatcagcATAATATTTATCTATTGgcataatatctatctatctgtctatctatcagcatatctatccatctatcagcATAATATCTATAtcataatatctatctatctatctatctatctaccagcataatatctatctatctatctatgatctgtctatctattatcataatatctatctatcatctatctatcagcataatacctatctatctatcagcataatatctgtctatctgtcagcatatctatcatctatcaaatatctgtctatctatcagcatatgtctatctatctatctatatatcagcataatatctatctatctatctatgtctatctatcAGCATAATATCTGTCTATCAGCATAATATCCATCTGTCTAACAGCATAAtacctatctatccatctaccagcataatatctatctatctgtctatctatcagcatatctatccatctatcagcataatatctatctatccatctatctattagcataatatctatctatctgtctatctatcagcATAGTATCTctctagctatctatctatcatctatctatcagcATAATATCTGTCTCTATCTGTCagcatatctatctatctatatctatctatctatcatctgtctatctattagcatatctatctatcatctatctatcagcatatctatctatcaacataatatctatctatctatctatctatctatctatctatctatctatctatcagcataatatctatctatcaatgtATCTATCCCAATAcactatatataataaatgtaaatgaggtcATAGTAGGGTCAGTGTGTGTCTAGTTCAGAGATGAAGTGTGCAGGTGCTGTTGTGGGAACCTGGTACATGTCAGTTAGCAGCAGAACAGAAAGAACAGAAAAGAAGTGAGGGTGAAAGAAGTGTGGCCACGAAGGTGCGAGGACTGGTGTCATCCACACACACCTCCACAAATGAGTTCAACAGTGATGTGCTGAGAACTACAAGGTGATGGGATGGGACATCTCTGGAAACTGGCTTATATGCTGTATAATATTGTTTAATGCTCGATATCTTAGAAAAAGAGTGACTTTTCAATTCTGCTACACTTTACACTCTCATTTCCTGTACAACTCAGAAAAAGTCATCTTAAGTCATAATTGAAAAATGCATTCATACAAGCAAACAGatttgtcaaattaaaaaaaaatgttagtatttgttaatatttatatttagtttccTCCTAGCAATGCATTTCATAAAATAGCATACTGTAACTTATTATTTCAGTGTGTTTATTTCTATCCTCAGGTCAAATTTCATAGGTGTTGATTTGGGAATAAACGTTCAGACTCAGACTATCCTGCATTGTGTGTATCTCCACACCTCTAAGCTCATTTGTGGAGGTGTGTGTGGATGGCACCTCTGTAGACACATTCCTCTCACCCTCTGCTCCTCCGCTGTCCCTCTGTACTGGCACCTCATCCTGTGGGTCCAAACACAGTATCGGCGTTCCCACTACAGCACCTTCATCTCACCCCTGACCTGAGAGACCTCACTGTGACCCAGTCTGTAAATATATGGCATATATATGTCATATTGCATCAATGATTATTTAGCAAAATTGAATAATGTTGTTAAAAagttattctattttatttacaatagattttataataatattttagaataattttacatttagtgCAGTTTGGTACAAcctgaaaatattagaaattataGCTACAAAGTTATAATGTGCAGAGTAATTTTGGTGACATAAGTGGACAAACATATCCTGTCACATGAATCCATTGTTTTCGCTGGTTCGTGGTTGACCCTTCCAGTAAAAGGCTGGATTATTGGTATAATCTCATTACAGTGAGGTGATTTAACCGAGATTGATTCAAGGGTTCAGCTGAAACCGGCTCAAACTGTATCTAAAACACACGTACTGTTCTGTGATTTGACATTTCTGCAAAGGTACACTCTTTGTTTACTTGATGAAATATCTAACCAGGTACGTTTAAGTATGTTTGTTACAATGCACTTTATGCATATTAATGTGTAACTGTTTGTTGTctattaaatacaaatgtttttatagcAAATCAGACAGAAGAATGAATCAAATTCTTGTTAACAGCAATGTCCTTTGTCCTTGGACTCCTCGCCATAGTTGGTCGGtgacacttttaataaattacacaatAATGTTAAGTactaattcataaaaataaagtattgcgttttaaaagaacacattttcagtgaacagttttgctttaaaggtattttttttagcataagctactttcctttttttttgtttaattgaatACTAGAATTTTGTTTTATGCAACTATTAGGCTAGTTCCGGTCACTGAATTTGATTGGTCGCCAGCAGAGCcattgaaaaacacatttttttgggCGACAAGTGATTTTGTGCGTATATTATGAtcgagtcattcattcaaacgaTTCGTTTACTGATTTAGCAACACTGCTAGGGTGTTGTACTGATTCTTCTAATAGTTGGTTGTTTTTGCTGtggatattttgaaatattttcattggTCGAGAGAAATAGACCAGGTATGTGGCAAGgaattaaaatgtaagttactcaTTATCGACTTCttgtttattaaattgttatatgAAAGCTATATCACACTAACAGTCCTGTCTTTTCAGTCGTGATTTctgaaatgaaatttaatttacatttctgGTTTAATGGTCAAAATctaatttaacttttaatgtCATATGTGCTTTTGAGAGCTAAATTGGTCAGTCTTTTGGCAGTGTGTATACAGGGTATTTTGAATGCGATGTTCAGACCCCgtcagcagggttgccaggttttcacaacaaaacccacccaattgctactcaaaactagcccaaaagtagcccaatcgcgttttgaggggggtccttcaggggataaaatacacgttttgtGGTAGGGTTCCTGTGGTAGAATTAGCAATCCAAGGGCTAAATATTACGATATTGGTTCGCTTCAAGCCGCGGGGATGAAAAGAACCTGAGGCAACAGCACGTAAttagcccaattccgcgggaaaaccgcGGACGTGGCAACACAGCCTCACAGGACATTAACAGCCAGGACTGTCCCCAAAAAACGACTACGTCGGGACACCGTAACCTGCGCTTTTATGCCTACGTCCGAATCATAGCACTCTTACttgtttgatattaaaaatatagcaaagaaattcatacaatAGTTATGGGTGCACTGTATGTAGATGTTTATTACATACAAcataatatgttatataatgaaaatgtgtCTTTATAGTATAACGTTTAAATCACAAAACATCGAATAACATTTGAGTCATTTGTACATCCTGAAAAAGCAAATAACACTTACTGGCTGTGATTGACGCTGTCCTTTCCACAGTGGCCTTGTTTTTGGGATGAACACAGAAAAGGTCAGTTTTGGGGTGAGCAACAAGTAAATCTTTAACTTCTCTTTTCTAGAGGTGCCTATGTGTACATGGACAGGGTCAGCTCCTAATATCCACAGAGAACAGAGATGGTAGGAGCACAAATAGAAGGACTGTGGGAACACAAGAACGACTGGAAACTGGATCTCACTCATCAACATATGTAGTGTAAGTACATTTGCACCTcatgtgaaaaataattatactttAGCATACATAGCATAAAAAACAGTACAGtagtgttttattaaaataatatgcttaaatgtgaattgaatgtaatgttttcgcAATTATCTAATGTAGTTTGTTGACATGAGTAAGACTAtagtacaccttgcagaatctgcaaaatgttaattattttaccacaataagagggttcatacaaaatgcatgttattttttagttagaacttgaataagatatttcacataaaaatttacatgtagtccacaagagtaaataatagttacatttataaaaatgaccctgttcaaatgtttacatatgcttgattcttgatactgtgttgttgcctgaatgatcaacagctgttttttttttgtttgttttgttttgttttgtttagtgatggttgtttttgagtcacttgtttgtcctgaacagttaaactgcctgctgttcttcagaaaaaatccttcacgtcccacaaattctttggttttccagaatTTCTGTGTagttgaaccctttccaacaatgactgcatgattttgagacccatcttttcatactgaggacaactgagggactcatatgcagctattacagacgattcaaacactcactgatgctccagaaggaaaaacaatgcattacgagccagggtgtaaacttttgaacagaatgaagatgtgtacatttttcttattttgtctaaataaagtccctcagttgtcctcggtctGAAAAGATGGAACTCAAAagcatgcagtcattgttggaaagggttcaaatacacaaaaatgctgaaaaatcaaagaatctgtgggacctgaaggatttttctgaaggacagcaggcagtttaaattcaggacaaacaagggactgatGAACAACCATCTCTAAacaaaaagctgtggatcattcaggtaacatcacagtattaagaaacaaatgtatgtaaactttcatttcatttttataaatgtatcttttattttctcttgtggactatatgtaaatgtcttttatgtgaaaaacctTACTCAAGTCactattacataaaaaataacatgcattttatatgacccctcttattttgctaatataattaacattttgcagattctccaaagtgtatgtaaaatcttgacctcaactgtatttgtaattacacatttgtaatgaagtTTCAAACGTAAACATAATATTGAAgaacacattacattttaaaatcaaatttattttacaagcGTTCTAGTAGTTAACACatcaaattaaacattaaaacatgagaaaacaatttaaaatgtacttaaatttaaaaaaaagatactgtaatctttttaaatttaagtacattttaaattgttttatcatGGCACTTTctaaaagtgtacttaagtgtgtTAACATATAGTCATAGAAGCATTCTCTCTTTAAGTACGCCCAAGTGGCCTCTGACTCATTAATATATTACCTGCaagtatagtttttatttaagtacaattaagcacactttttttcacaaaggAAGTGCTTCAGCTgagacaaatatatttattgagcTAAAGTGTATATTATTTTCCCTTACAGTAATCAAGCAGAAATTTTTAGAAACTTTTGAAGAAAAAATTCATCCTGTGGGCAGCATGGCGATAGCAGCTCTAGAGTTGATGGGTTTCTTTTTTGGCCTCTTTGGCATGCTCGGAACCCTGGTAGCCACTCTTCTGCCATATTGGGCAACATCGGCACACATTGGCCCCAACATCGTGACAGCGGTAGTCAACATGAAAGGTTTATGGATGGAGTGTGTGTACCAGAGCACCGGAGCCTTCCAGTGTGAGACCTACAACACGCTTTTGGGGCTCACCACTGATCTACAAGCAGCCAGAGCTATGATGGTCATCTCCTCCATCTTTTCCGTCATGGCCATCGCGGTGTCCACCGTCGGCATGCAGTGCACCGTCTGCATGGATGGCTCTTCGTTCAAAAGCAAAATGGCTGGGGTAGGCGGTTCCCTCTTTCTCCTGGCAGGGCTCTTGTCGTTGATCCCCGTGTCTTGGAAGACCCATGAGCTGGTGCAGACCTTCTACATGCAGAACCTGCCAGCCAGTCTAAAGTTTGAGATAGGTGACTGCCTATATGTGGGCTTGGCTTCTTCGCTCTTGTCCATGCTAGGTGGAGGGCTGTTGAGTGCATCCTACTGTGACGATTTCGAGGGTAGCAGGGGAACCAGGCGCCATTACCCCTACCCTGACCGCAGCGGACCACGTGGAACATCCAATTTGATGCCCTACCATCCAGCCACGCTACATTCAAACACAAACCCCAACCTTGCCAACAAGAATCAGACCCTTAACAGCCATGCAAGCACCGACACCCACTCCACTACACCAGCTATGGATTCCAGGAAATCAGCTCGGCAGAACACAGCAGCTGGGTATGACGTTACAGGCTACGTTTGAGGATTTGTACTAGTTGTTTTGCACCATTTTTCTTAAAAGCACTGAAGTGTTTAATACGTGGACTGTCGAAAGACTCTTATAGCAGGTGGGATGTTGGATTAAGGCGCAAGAAGAATAGACAAAGGGTTTGATTGAATAGAAGGTACTTTTGGTTTCTCTTTTCTTAACAGACATTCctgttctttttttgaaagttcaaaaattctaaataaacaGTAAGATGGATTTCAATACGGATCAACAGAATCATATGTAAATATGCAGAGCTAAAATTTGATATAGACTTTTTAGCTGCCCTCTCATTAAGCACTGGGTCAGTTAACCTTGTTAAGTGCACTTAAAAATatgaactgtttttgtattcacattttgcaatgttattgtttttttttattaatattgttttaaattgtttatgaCTGTAATCTTTATTTTGTCATCAAATTTATATGCACTCAGTTTGAGCATGAA encodes:
- the cldn2 gene encoding claudin-2 — encoded protein: MAIAALELMGFFFGLFGMLGTLVATLLPYWATSAHIGPNIVTAVVNMKGLWMECVYQSTGAFQCETYNTLLGLTTDLQAARAMMVISSIFSVMAIAVSTVGMQCTVCMDGSSFKSKMAGVGGSLFLLAGLLSLIPVSWKTHELVQTFYMQNLPASLKFEIGDCLYVGLASSLLSMLGGGLLSASYCDDFEGSRGTRRHYPYPDRSGPRGTSNLMPYHPATLHSNTNPNLANKNQTLNSHASTDTHSTTPAMDSRKSARQNTAAGYDVTGYV